In Rhipicephalus sanguineus isolate Rsan-2018 chromosome 1, BIME_Rsan_1.4, whole genome shotgun sequence, the DNA window TTGGTTTCTGAAAGCTAACGTCTATTACTTCAGCCCACGGACCACGCAATTTGTCGTATACATGCGTATATTTATACTGCAGCCATAAAGTCCAGCGTTTTCTGGATGTTTTGTTATTTTCGCTTGCACACACTAAGAAGAGTCTACAGGGCGGGCCAAACTATTACAGTTCAGGGGAGCGAATGTTTGAGTACATTTATAACACATCAATACGTTTAAAAAGCGCGGAATAGACGCAGACAAAAATGCACATATAACACACGCGCAACGCCTGTGCGCATTCTGAGTGTTTTTTTGGTAAGCTTCTGGTTCGCGCTTTTCAAATGCACGACTTCAAGTTTAATACCTTGACGGGGAGCTGTTGCTTTCTAACCACACCATCCCACCAAGCACCTAATTTCTTGTCTTTTCAGTTTTCGACTTACCATGTATCACCTGCGTAGAAAGCTGCAAGAAATTGGAGATGCGATCAATGCTTGGACACAACGTCACCCGATCCTTCACATCACATCTGTGACCGCTTTGGGTATCATCTGGTTAGTCATCCTATTGTCCAGCCAACTACCCAAGAGTCACTGGTTGCCCTGGAAGGAGCGCGAGGAATGCGGACAAGCTTCTCGCCTCCGAATCCTGCTCTGGTCGCCCTCGCTTCATCGACACGGCGCGGAGACGTTGAACAACAGTGAGTCCCATATCGACAGCCTCGACAAGGGTTGCCACGTCACAGAGGACCGCGGCCTTGTCTACCACAGCGACGCCATCGTATTTGACGCCAACAGTTTTCGTTCAGACGACTTTCCTACTTACCGGCACCAAGGGCAAGCGTGGGTCTTCTGGGCGACTGATTCTCCCGATGGAGCGGCTTCGCGATACCTGCCACGCACGGCTCCACCATTCAACTGGACCATGGGCTTCAGGCAGGACGCAGACATCGTACTCCCTTACAGAATCTGGACAAGAATAGCTGAACCAGTCACGGATACCCAGCATGATCTTCCCAGTGTCTATATCAACAAAACGAAAAACGCCGTTTGGTTGATAAGCGAGTGCGAGCAAGATGAACTCGAGCATCCGAGAGGCCCCGAGAACAGTCGCTGGCGTGGCACCGAACGCTTTGTCAAAGAACTCTTGGACGAGATGTACGTCGACCTCATCCCCAAGTGCGGCGCTGAATATTGCAGTTCCCGTGACGAATGCTTGAGCATCTTCCAAGAGGCCTATTTCTTCATCTTCGTAATGGAGTCGTCTCCCTGCTTCCAGCATCCCGCCGAAATGATTTACGACGCGCTTAAGTATACCATCGTGCCGGTATATTTTGGTATGGCCAGTTTTGGGACGTCACTGCCGCCACATTCCTTTCTTGATACTACAGGAATGAAGGACGCGAAAGGCATCGTCAGTGGTCTTGGCAAGGTTCGCAGTTTGCTTAAATTATACTCTGCTTTCTTTTTGCGGCGAAGTCACTACCAGGTTAAAGTGCCATCGAACAACCTGGACGCCTTGTGTCGCGCGCTGCAGATTCAACTGATAAAAAGTAGCTACACCGATATCGTTTCTTGGTGGCTAGGCCGCGCGACATGCCCTGCCTTTACACAGACTTACAGTCCAAGCACTACGGAAACTAACGATTATACCGAACGCTCAAGTTCATTGCGAGGCCTGTAACTCAGTTTTTGTAGACAGCTAAATAGCACATAGCTTTTATTTACATGCGTCACCATATATAATGTGTCGTGTGTATGCTGTCAgcgtcgctttttttttcagtatgctATCAACTATACAGCAGCTTTgcgcgtcttttcttttttaataaacATGCCTGCAAATGCTTGGTGCTGTTCTGTTCTGCCCTTCTACACAACATAGGAAGTTTTCACTCCAGTTTCAGAAATCTCTGTTAAACTGAGTTTCGCTATCGTTCACTGCACCTGTAGACAGCGCCCACTCTCTAATACCTGCGTTTACTGGCTGAATCCTTCAAAAGCTATTGGAGCATTTCAGTACTATCTCGATCTTTTTAGGCTTCAACATCAGCAAGACAGCTCATGCTGTTGCCACCAGCACACCCTAATGGATGCAATGATATACTTTGCGCATGCTCAGTAGCTGCAGCGGCAAGCAAATATTGCTTTTGCGTGATTTACGGTTAGTCCCAAGGAATCTGCGGTGAAATAAGTTATCCTAGTATGTACTGCCGGCCAGCCGTGAGGAGCCTCTATTTGCAAAGACTGAGAAAGTGAGGAAACAAGCAATCTGCGTGcctcttcttttgttttctttttcctcattTAGTTTCTTGGTAGAACAGCAGCGCTTGCTCGTACACAAGGACGTTTCACCAACGATCCCGTTGCAAGCAGTGGCTAATCGCAGCCCGTCGCTCTTAATTTCTCTTCTATTATACGTGGGTTGCTGCGCCGAGATCGAGTTGAAGAGAACCTCGGCCACTCTGTTTCTCCACGCTGTGTAGCAAAAGAAACAAGTAAATGATTTCTTCATTCTGCCTAAAATGTTTCGTGTGGTATGGAAATTGTTTTTAACGCGCTATCACTTCCTTGGCGCAGCGTGCGCAGGCCTCGGACACTTCGGCTAATTTCGGTACTGGAAATAAAGCGTCGCCATGACGCTGGTCGCCAAACGAAAATTCAGTAACCTTTGCATATGTGGTTTTATTTGTTCGAACTACTTAATAATAAAGTAAAGTGATGCAATTATgtgctaaaagaaagaaagaagtgttaatttcaagggctcgttttctttgttatacacaatattaatgagaactaacagacaataatgccaaggaaagtataggggatgttttttagtaataaatgtaaggtaattgtgaagaaagaaaagtggacgaaaagatagcttgccgcgggcagggaccgaacctgcgaccttcgaataacgcgtccgatgctctaccaactgagctaccgcggcggccatgcccccgtccactttatacggtatatatgtgcatttaaacgtgggagcgtcagtcagcgccgccagtagccacgacggcgagtgtggaacactctttttgtgcctgttggcgtcacgtagcacgtgaacttattacgagctggcagctgaccaataatccctcgcatactacctgaaagcatcaagtctgccagaacgagaccctcgctatgaatgaaggaaagaagtgttaatttcaagggctcgttttctttgttatacacaatattaatgagaactaacagacaataatgccaaggaaagtataggggatgttttttagtaataaatgtaaggtaattgtgaagaaagaaaagtggacgaaaagatagcttgccgcgggcagggaccgaacctgcgaccttcgaataacgcgtccgatgctctaccaactgagctaccgcggcggccatgcccccgtccactttatacggtatatatgtgcatttaaacgtgggagcgtcagtcagcgccgccagtagccacgactgcgagtgtggaacactctttttgtgcctgttggcgtcacgtagcacgtgaacttattacgagctggcagctgaccaataatccctcgcatactacctgaaagcatcaagtctgccagaacgagaccctcgctatgaatgaaggaaagaagtgttaatttcaagggcccgttttctttgttatacacaatattaatgagaactaacagacaataatgccaaggaaagtataggggatgtttttttttagtagtaaatgtaaagtaattgtgaagaaagaaaagtggacgaaaagatagcttgccgcgggcagggaccgaacctgcgaccttcgaataacgcgtccgatgctctaccaactgagctaccacggcggccatgcccccgtccactttatacggtatatatgtgcatttaaacgtgggagcgtcagtcagcgccgccagtagccacgactgcgagtgtggaacactctttttgtgcctgttggcgtcacgtagcacgtgaacttattacgagctggcagctgaccaataatccctcgcatactacctgaaagcatcaagtctgccagaacgagaccctcgctatgaatgaaggaaagaagtgttaatttcaagggctcgttttctttgttatacacaatattaatgagaactaacagacaataatgccaaggaaagtataggggatgttttttttagtagtaaatgtaaagtaattgtgaagaaagaaaaggggacgaaaagatagcttgccgcgggcagggaccgaacctgcgatcttcgaataacgcgtccgatgctctaccaactgagctaccgcggcggccatgcccccgtccactttatacggtatatatgtgcatttaaacgtgggagcgtcagtcagcgccgccagtagccacgacggcgagtgtggaacactctttttgtgcctgttggcgtcacgtagcacgtgaacttattacgagctggcagctgaccaataatccctcgcatactacctgaaagcatcaagtctgccagaacgagaccctcgctatgaatgaaggaaagaagtgttaatttcaagggctcgttttctttgttatacacaatattaatgagaactaacagacaataatgccaaggaaagtataggggatgttttttttagtagtaaatgtaaagtaattgtgaagaaagaaaagtggacgaaaagatagcttgccgcgggcagggaccgaacctgcgaccttcgaataacgcgtccgatgctctaccaactgagctaccgcggcggccatgcccccgtccactttatacggtatatatgtgcatttaaacgtgggagcgtcagtcagcgccgccagtagccacgacggcgagtgtggaacactctttttgtgcctgttggcgtcacgtagcacgtgaacttattacgagctggcagctgaccaataatccctcgcatactacctgaaagcatcaagtctgccagaacgagaccctcgctatgaatgaaggaaagaagtgttaatttcaagggctcgttttctttgttatacacaatattaatgagaactaacagacaataatgccaaggaaagtataggggatgttttttttagtagtaaatgtaaagtaattgtgaagaaagaaaagtggacgaaaagatagcttgccgcgggcagggaccgaacctgcgatcttcgaataacgcgtccgatgctctaccaactgagctaccgcggcggccatgcccccgtccactttatacggtataacatcccctatactttccttggcattattgtctgttagttctcattaatattgtgtataacaaagaaaacgagcccttgaaattaacacttctttccttcattcatagcgagggtctcgttctggcagacttgatgctttcaggtagtatgcgagggattattggtcagctgccagctcgtaataagttcacgtgctacgtgacgccaacaggcacaaaaagagtgttccacactcgccgtcgtggctactggcggcgctgactgacgctcccacgtttaaatgcacatatataccgtataaagtggacgggggcatggccgccgcggtagctcagttggtagagcatcggacgcgttattcgaaggtcgcaggttcggtccctgcccgcggcaagctatcttttcgtccacttttctttcttcacaattactttacatttactactaaaaaaacatcccctatactttccttggcattattgtctgttagttctcattaatattgtgtataacaaagaaaacgagcccttgaaattaacacttctttccttcattcatagcgagggtctcgttctggcagacttgatgctttcaggtagtatgcgagggattattggtcagctgccagctcgtaataagttcacgtgctacgtgacgccaacaggcacaaaaagagtgttccacactcgccgtcgtggctactggcggcgctgactgacgctcccacgtttaaatgcacatatataccgtataaagtggacgggggcatggccgccgcggtagctcagttggtagagcatcggacgcgttattcgaaggtcgcaggttcggtccctgcccgcggcaagctatcttttcgtccacttttctttcttcacaattactttacatttactactaaaaaaaaacatcccctatactttccttggcattattgtctgttagttctcattaatattgtgtataacaaagaaaacgagcccttcaaattaacacttctttccttcattcatagcgagggtctcgttctggcagacttgatgctttcaggtagtatgcgagggattattggtcagctgccagctcgtaataagttcacgtgctacgtgacgccaacaggcacaaaaagagtgttccacactcgccgtcgtggctactggcggcgctgactgacgctcccacgtttaaatgcacatatataccgtataaagtggacgggggcatggccgccgcggtagctcagttggtagagaatcggacgcgttattcgaaggtcacaggttcggtccctgcccgcggcaagctatcttttcgtccacttttctttcttcacaattactttacatttactactaaaaagaacatcccctatactttccttggcattattgtctgttagttctcattaatattgtgtataacaaagaaaacgagcccttgaaattaacacttctttccttcattcatagcgagtgtctcgttctggcagacttgatgctttcaggtagtatgcgagggattattggtcagctgccagctcgtaataagttcacgtgctacgtgacgccaacaggcacaaaaagagtgttccacactcgccgtcgtggctactggcggcgctgactaacgctcccacgtttaaatgcacatatataccgtataaagtggacgggggcatggccgccgcggtagctcagttggtagagcatcggacgcgttattcgaaggtcgcaggttcggtccctgcccgcggcaagctatcttttcgtccacttttctttcttcacaattactttacatttactactaaaaaaaacatcccctatactttccttggcattattgtctgttagttctcattaatattgtgctaaaagaaagtcacagtttcgccgcaagggcgaagcaatgaatgcgagagcaagaaactgtaatgctatGTGAAGttaggctcgccaatggatactctcagttttaacagcgctcctgttgcaaaggcggccgaagcagcgaaggaaactagagtgcttcaagtgtcgagctgtgacacttgatagttcgcgctcatcttctgtttgttcgtttagcggcgtcccttgagctcgagtgactttcgtacgctccgtaacatcagcgcggacatcacggtgaaagctcgaaacatccctcctcccctcaccacgaaataaccgcacgagcagacagcggaagggcaaggttctccctgcgcaaatattagaagaagcgagcgagctagccgacgactttaaatgcgcccgttgcgctcctcgcgccatctcgctggtaatgaagaaacgcttataagcgcctgccgtctcggagtactgccagcggtaaacggtgtgtatataacgctcaccgttagccaCCTGAAGgacctgcgttttgtggcgtagtggttagcgccacgcgctgcggagcgagaggaggaggaggagaaaaatgaaggaaaggcaggaaggttaaccagacgcgcgccTGGTTCGCTATCCTGCACTGGAGGAAGGAGATGCGAATTCCTAGTATGCtcacttctttctatctccctgcGGAGTGAAGAGATCACTAGTTCGATTCctcgcttcggaagcatttttctgaatttttttttctttgggacttttatatatatacacatacttatacatatactgtgcatgacggcggcgacggcgacggcaaaaaccagccgagattgtccatataattgctatcgcaataaaaacttttTTTCCGCTCCTCAGCGGACGACAGGTAAGCATACTTTTTCTTCAGTAGTTACGAAGAAGCAAGCGCTCTTCTTATCAGAACAGTTATAGGAAGGAACAAAAAATCTTCCGCGCTTGCTTTCTAATGTATACAGGACTGTTGGGGCCGAAGACAGGAATGTTGGGGCCGGTTGTTTCGACCGCTGGAATAGGAGAGTGGTCCCTCATCGATGAGGATAAGAGAAACAAGTTATTTGTGGTTTCGACACTCTGCGCTGTTGTAGCTCATTATTTTCGTACACATTATTGTCTCATGCGTAATTGACGTGCGATATTTAAACCTGAATTTAAAGGACGTCATGGACAATAGATATTGGGCCACCGTTCTAACATGCGG includes these proteins:
- the LOC119372136 gene encoding alpha-(1,3)-fucosyltransferase C-like; this encodes MYHLRRKLQEIGDAINAWTQRHPILHITSVTALGIIWLVILLSSQLPKSHWLPWKEREECGQASRLRILLWSPSLHRHGAETLNNSESHIDSLDKGCHVTEDRGLVYHSDAIVFDANSFRSDDFPTYRHQGQAWVFWATDSPDGAASRYLPRTAPPFNWTMGFRQDADIVLPYRIWTRIAEPVTDTQHDLPSVYINKTKNAVWLISECEQDELEHPRGPENSRWRGTERFVKELLDEMYVDLIPKCGAEYCSSRDECLSIFQEAYFFIFVMESSPCFQHPAEMIYDALKYTIVPVYFGMASFGTSLPPHSFLDTTGMKDAKGIVSGLGKVRSLLKLYSAFFLRRSHYQVKVPSNNLDALCRALQIQLIKSSYTDIVSWWLGRATCPAFTQTYSPSTTETNDYTERSSSLRGL